A genomic segment from Phragmites australis chromosome 6, lpPhrAust1.1, whole genome shotgun sequence encodes:
- the LOC133922410 gene encoding pectate lyase-like: MERLRCSRRRPGSFLLLAAAFLAAAAVSSANIGEFDDHWQKRKEEAEASARETYKPNPFNVTNNLNGDVHRHAPASSPRRGLGAKKSKFAGPCRATNPIDRCWRCRQDWATDRKRLARCAKGFGHAATGGLRGKIYLVTDPTDDDMVNPRPGTLRWGAIQTDPLWITFARSMIIRLSQELLVNSDKTIDGRGAQVHIANGAGITVQFARNVIIHNLHIHDVKHSLGGLMRDSPTHLGPRTRADGDAISLFGATNVWIDHISMSNCEDGLVDVVQSSTGITISNGHLTNHNDVMLFGASDSYPQDQVMQITVAFNHFGRGLVQRMPRCRWGFFHVVNNDYTHWLMYAIGGSNNPTIISQGNRYIAPPNIAAKVITKHYAEEQVWKNWVWHSEDDLLMNGAIFMPSGGAVPRKIKDDDWIRPKPGSYVKRLTRFAGALSCSPGKPC, from the exons ATGGAGAGGCTTCGGTGCAGCCGACGGCGCCCCGGctctttcctcctcctcgccgcagCGTTCCTGGCGGCGGCCGCCGTGTCGAGCGCCAACATCGGCGAGTTCGACGACCACTGGCAGAAGCGCAAGGAGGAGGCCGAGGCGTCGGCCAGGGAGACGTACAAGCCCAACCCCTTCAACGTCACCAACAATCTCAACGGCGACGTCCACAGGCACGCCCC AGCGAGCAGCCCGCGGCGTGGGCTGGGGGCGAAGAAGAGCAAGTTCGCGGGTCCGTGCCGGGCGACGAACCCGATCGACCGGTGCTGGCGCTGCCGCCAGGACTGGGCGACGGACCGCAAGCGTCTCGCTCGCTGTGCCAAGGGCTTCGGCCACGCGGCCACCGGCGGCCTCCGCGGCAAGATCTACCTCGTCACCGACCCGACCGACGACGACATGGTGAACCCGCGGCCCGGCACTCTCCGGTGGGGCGCCATCCAGACGGACCCGCTCTGGATCACCTTCGCGCGGTCCATGATCATCCGGCTCTCGCAGGAGCTCCTCGTCAACAGCGACAAGACCATCGACGGCCGCGGCGCGCAGGTGCACATCGCCAACGGCGCCGGGATTACGGTGCAGTTCGCGCGCAACGTCATCATTCACAACCTCCACATCCACGACGTCAAGCACAGCCTCGGCGGGCTGATGCGGGACTCGCCGACGCACCTTGGGCCCCGAACGCGGGCCGACGGCGACGCCATCTCCCTCTTCGGCGCCACCAACGTGTGGATCGACCACATCTCCATGTCCAACTGCGAGGACGGCCTCGTCGACGTCGTGCAGAGCTCCACGGGCATCACCATCTCCAACGGCCACCTCACGAACCACAACGACGTCATGCTCTTCGGCGCCAGCGACTCGTACCCGCAGGACCAGGTCATGCAGATcaccgtcgccttcaaccacttCGGCAGGGGGCTAGTTCAGAGGATGCCAAG GTGCCGATGGGGCTTCTTCCACGTCGTGAACAACGACTACACGCACTGGCTTATGTACGCCATCGGCGGCAGCAACAACCCCACCATCATCAGCCAGGGCAACCGCTATATTGCACCACCCAACATCGCCGCCAAAGTG ATCACGAAGCACTACGCGGAGGAACAGGTGTGGAAGAACTGGGTTTGGCACTCGGAGGACGACCTGCTCATGAACGGCGCCATCTTCATGCCGTCCGGCGGCGCTGTCCCAAGGAAGATCAAGGACGACGACTGGATCAGGCCCAAGCCGGGTTCCTACGTCAAGAGGCTCACCCGCTTCGCCGGTGCGTTGTCGTGCAGCCCAGGCAAGCCGTGCTGA